The following coding sequences are from one Pelmatolapia mariae isolate MD_Pm_ZW linkage group LG4, Pm_UMD_F_2, whole genome shotgun sequence window:
- the pla2g10 gene encoding group 10 secretory phospholipase A2, with translation MAAFYRILLLLSVTVASVATRRSQRTKRGLLELAGAIKCSTGRSALAYMMYGCYCGLGGQGWPKDRADWCCHRHDCCYGDAERLGCYTKLSQYRWTCEDKTAACDNLKDQCEKLLCKCDRDAAKCLRKAPFIRKYALWPDFLCGHDHPTCNIY, from the exons ATGGCAGCATTTTATCGGATACTTCTCCTGCTATCTG TGACTGTGGCCTCTGTGGCAACACGCAGATCCCAGCGGACAAAGCGAGGGTTACTTGAGTTGGCAGGAGCAATCAAATGCAGCACAGGGAGATCTGCTTTGGCTTATATGATGTACGGATGCTACTGTGGTCTGGGCGGCCAAGGCTGGCCCAAGGACAGGGCAGACTG GTGCTGCCACAGACATGATTGCTGTTATGGAGATGCAGAACGTCTTGGCTGCTATACAAAATTGAGCCAGTATCGGTGGACATGTGAGGACAAGACAGCTGCGTGTG ATAATTTGAAGGACCAATGTGAAAAGCTGCTGTGCAAGTGTGACAGAGATGCTGCCAAATGTTTGAGAAAAGCACCCTTCATTCGAAAATATGCACTATGGCCAGATTTTCTATGTGGCCATGACCATCCTACATGCAATATTTACTGA